A single genomic interval of uncultured Pseudodesulfovibrio sp. harbors:
- a CDS encoding biotin/lipoyl-containing protein codes for MLNIKELLDKVKASPYREIEIRAPHTGVVEFAGLKKGDQVHGREGEYQEKPGTLLGHLTREKNKKPIYAPEKGEVESVRSELEGQFVEAGELLVTIKHFLTRKEVIELILQEALFLFRAPERAKYYFVPEVDQKLKVSGKRSVKVHEGMEIMIVSRMKRETPLSYSGPDGIIYSVYFGRGDNVDEGEPLIGICPEDQLTVIQDVVARIQSEWEEE; via the coding sequence GTGCTGAATATCAAAGAGTTGCTCGATAAAGTCAAAGCATCGCCTTACCGTGAGATCGAGATTCGCGCACCGCACACTGGTGTCGTGGAGTTCGCAGGTCTCAAAAAAGGTGATCAGGTTCATGGCCGTGAGGGCGAATATCAGGAAAAGCCCGGAACGCTGCTTGGACATTTGACACGAGAAAAGAACAAGAAGCCCATTTATGCTCCGGAAAAGGGCGAAGTGGAAAGTGTTCGCTCCGAACTGGAAGGTCAGTTTGTCGAGGCCGGCGAGCTTTTGGTCACCATCAAGCATTTTCTCACCCGCAAGGAAGTCATCGAGCTGATTCTTCAGGAGGCTCTGTTTCTTTTCCGGGCTCCGGAACGGGCAAAATATTACTTTGTCCCTGAAGTCGATCAGAAGCTCAAGGTTTCGGGCAAACGCTCGGTCAAGGTGCATGAGGGTATGGAAATCATGATCGTGTCCCGCATGAAGCGCGAGACTCCGCTTTCCTACAGCGGTCCTGACGGCATCATTTATTCCGTATATTTCGGACGTGGCGACAATGTTGATGAAGGCGAACCGCTCATCGGCATCTGTCCTGAAGATCAGTTGACCGTCATTCAGGACGTGGTTGCACGTATTCAGAGCGAGTGGGAAGAGGAATAG
- a CDS encoding acetyl-CoA carboxylase carboxyl transferase subunit alpha/beta: MDADRRIQDLKDRLTYIRDIFGQKEDDNIRLLAAKLNELLERESSLPGRVLGEELTRLEDLFDFSERKLDTRLSPMDRVRIVRHPQRICLKDILENVYDNYTEIGGRGEFNIDPSMLIARAYFTRRVGDKVINQMVMVIGQEKGHGEAFRNGGSVKPSGNAKALHYMKVAETENIPVHTFVFTPGAYPVEDWPGAAQQIARNLYELAALRAPVISVFSEGGSGGAEAVGLADRRIMLSHGYYSVISPEGAAAIEGGLRGGARATPELIEKCARQLCITAEDNLVNGYIDRVLQEPPLGARPKHYEFFRELRRELIQATNEAVSDVKSMKLYRAMAVRASRTDDAESIFMRWTLSSSSLNRLVELRQRKFRALSSHARLDRTGLVTRAVASVRGTFWAMHSFLRYDVLGRQKKRLDAMFEELGAEAHFVRQKLLLPFKKTMDKALPGNNVEQIRKGEEVRKKLTRLSCPEDGACLVGSEWRWISPRSQEDRTVSCPNVRTHHCPDLWVPDLFGDFAGVCPNCGHHFPMEYRWYLENVFDYKPAREFNQQLESVNPLNYEQFDIKLDQAKEKTGQKSACITFETSIENVDAVVAVLCAPFRGGSVGAAEGEKFIRAAERAARKRQPFIAYVHGTAGIRIQEGVNGVIQMPRCTIAVRRYIDAGGLYLVLYDTNSYAGPVASFLGCSPYQFAVQSSNIGFAGPGVITETTGMPVPPDYHRAYHALSRGHIHGIWDRREVKKNLHQSLLTMGGRNLYYR, translated from the coding sequence ATGGATGCTGACAGAAGAATCCAGGACCTTAAGGACCGTCTGACCTATATCCGTGATATTTTCGGGCAGAAGGAAGATGACAATATCCGTCTGCTGGCAGCCAAGCTCAATGAGTTGCTGGAGCGTGAAAGCAGTTTGCCGGGAAGAGTACTTGGCGAGGAACTGACTCGGCTTGAAGACCTGTTCGATTTTTCGGAGCGCAAGCTCGATACCCGCCTTTCACCCATGGACAGGGTACGCATCGTGCGCCATCCCCAGCGTATCTGCCTCAAGGACATTCTTGAAAACGTCTATGACAACTATACCGAGATCGGCGGACGCGGCGAGTTCAACATCGATCCGAGCATGCTCATTGCGCGGGCCTATTTCACCAGACGGGTAGGCGACAAGGTCATCAACCAGATGGTCATGGTAATCGGGCAGGAAAAAGGGCATGGCGAGGCCTTCCGCAATGGCGGCTCAGTCAAGCCTTCAGGCAATGCCAAGGCGCTGCACTACATGAAGGTCGCCGAGACCGAAAACATCCCGGTCCATACGTTTGTCTTCACCCCCGGTGCCTATCCTGTGGAGGACTGGCCCGGTGCGGCACAGCAGATCGCACGCAATCTGTATGAACTGGCTGCGCTTCGCGCTCCGGTCATTTCCGTGTTTTCCGAAGGCGGGTCCGGCGGTGCTGAAGCCGTGGGACTGGCTGACAGGCGCATCATGCTGTCGCACGGTTATTATTCGGTCATTTCACCGGAAGGTGCGGCGGCGATTGAAGGCGGTTTGCGCGGCGGCGCTCGGGCTACGCCTGAACTCATCGAGAAATGTGCGCGACAGCTCTGCATCACTGCCGAGGACAACCTTGTCAATGGGTATATCGACCGGGTGCTGCAAGAGCCTCCGCTCGGTGCGCGGCCCAAGCATTACGAATTTTTCCGGGAACTCCGGCGTGAACTGATTCAGGCGACCAATGAGGCCGTGAGCGACGTCAAGTCCATGAAGCTTTACCGGGCCATGGCCGTGCGTGCGAGCCGGACGGATGACGCCGAATCCATTTTCATGCGCTGGACGCTTTCTTCGTCTTCACTGAATCGTCTGGTGGAGCTTCGGCAGCGCAAGTTTCGCGCCTTGAGCAGTCATGCCCGACTCGACAGGACCGGGCTTGTGACGCGTGCCGTGGCCTCTGTTCGTGGGACTTTCTGGGCCATGCATTCATTCCTGCGGTATGACGTGCTTGGCCGACAGAAGAAACGGCTGGACGCCATGTTTGAAGAACTGGGAGCCGAGGCGCATTTTGTTCGTCAGAAGTTGCTCCTGCCGTTCAAGAAGACCATGGACAAGGCCTTGCCCGGGAACAACGTGGAGCAGATTCGGAAGGGAGAGGAGGTCAGGAAGAAGCTGACCCGGCTTTCCTGTCCCGAGGACGGCGCGTGCCTCGTCGGCAGTGAGTGGCGATGGATCAGTCCCCGCAGTCAGGAGGATAGAACCGTTTCCTGTCCCAATGTGCGGACCCATCATTGCCCGGACCTTTGGGTGCCCGATCTTTTTGGTGATTTTGCGGGAGTCTGTCCCAACTGCGGTCATCATTTTCCGATGGAATACCGCTGGTATCTGGAAAATGTTTTCGATTACAAACCGGCCCGTGAGTTCAACCAGCAGCTTGAGTCGGTCAATCCGCTGAATTACGAGCAGTTCGACATCAAGCTTGATCAGGCCAAGGAAAAAACAGGCCAGAAATCAGCCTGTATCACTTTTGAGACATCCATTGAAAATGTCGATGCCGTGGTCGCGGTCCTGTGTGCTCCGTTTCGGGGCGGCAGCGTGGGAGCCGCCGAGGGTGAGAAATTCATTCGCGCGGCAGAGCGGGCGGCCAGAAAAAGACAGCCGTTTATCGCCTATGTTCACGGCACTGCCGGAATTCGCATTCAGGAAGGCGTCAACGGTGTTATCCAGATGCCGCGCTGTACCATCGCCGTCCGCCGCTATATTGATGCCGGAGGGTTGTATCTGGTTTTGTACGATACCAATTCCTATGCAGGGCCGGTGGCGAGTTTTCTGGGATGTTCCCCCTATCAATTCGCGGTTCAGTCTTCCAACATCGGCTTCGCCGGTCCCGGCGTTATCACCGAGACCACCGGCATGCCTGTTCCGCCAGATTATCACCGCGCTTACCACGCTCTTTCGCGGGGACATATCCACGGCATATGGGATCGTCGTGAGGTCAAAAAGAACCTGCACCAGTCCCTCTTGACCATGGGCGGTCGAAACCTTTACTATCGTTAG